In Oryza brachyantha chromosome 2, ObraRS2, whole genome shotgun sequence, a single window of DNA contains:
- the LOC102704955 gene encoding uncharacterized protein LOC102704955 produces MDRPAAPASLSSQDWEQLIDDFSTPRRHRWLHLPLLDLALSSLPRRDLPSHLRPLLLSFLDDHLLPPSPSHLPLFLASLLSFPSDHPLRDHLLVTVTSAFASALSAPISADHLDPLSGIVNALLASANRPNHAPDRAARALACDALRALDAALPGLLADVLGHVYALAAAERSPAAQSYLLLLASAARHVVRLGRLSSATSILAVSGPPTPFSVPGHLLSPAPAPADPLPPSEANLRDIRKVLALIMERPQVLTPAAAMEMAAILAEVSTAVVGWAPAIAAHVKVQFGGMAHSSSLMLLHSVLTLFVQFPDAFGAEDERKMARRLALAAREAHRPLPARLLALHWLLGSEKFRFAVPGLSRWFYPGVFDPLAVKAKKLDCLALVSVGIDGEKTEGARDVNQPIGLVDDGLACVAAFRWLPGWSTETGVAFRALHEVLIAAAPHSLDGSGCSGAGELLNSTIFHHLQAMLVDMTSEHRGLVPVIADFINRLLACNTHRWAGEQLLRTLDENLLPRLEPGYQLASYYPLFEKIAENETVPQLRLIELLTKQMVSLAKKHDPETELKTWSQGSKVVGICRVMLKHHHSSSIFVPLSRLLVLTIKSYPDLEVRDHARIYLRMLSCIPGKKLRHLMGIGEQPAGVTPSHPGPLFDVPSPRPSQDLKSMPGLTSYIHLERVVPLVVKQSWALTLPNFSIQSRASGHILSIQDVSSTPPEQEKTPQPTIERIGYTPEALRVMDSKGAETLEILRRHFACIPDYLHSSGLKIRIPCTFRFDSEPFNHAWGSDSAVPGSEGVDGLPALYAVTINFSSSAQFGKIPSCHVPFLLGEPPGSGMDIVPLDNGHQLESSYCASVVIELEPREPSPGLIDVVITANTEDCQVISGSIQPITVGIEDMFLKASVPHDILKEDVAEYYQDLFHALWEACNSCSSTGRETFSLAGGKGSAAINGTRSVKLLEVTPKVLIRAIERYLAPFVVSVAGDSLVTILRGNAIIKNIVWEESESATTVGADALVPYSVDTNLSLRRSDEDEFEVGAETYAHLSKRDMGIVRVLIFLPPRYHLLFSMEVGYASTLVRIRTDHWPCLAYVDEYLEALL; encoded by the exons atggACCgtcccgccgcccccgcctcccTCTCGTCTCAGGACTGGGAGCAGCTCATCGACGACTTCTCcaccccgcgccgccaccgatggctccacctccccctcctcgacctcgccctctcctccctcccgcgccGCGACCTCCCCTCCCACCTCAggccgctcctcctctccttcctcgacgaccacctcctcccgccctCCCCCTCCCACCTCCCGCTcttcctcgcctccctcctctccttcccctCCGACCACCCGCTCCGCGACCACCTCCTCGTCACCGTTACATCCGCCTTCGCCTCCGCGCTCTCCGCCCCCATCTCCGCCGACCACCTCGACCCCCTCTCCGGGATCGTCAACGCACTGCTCGCCTCCGCCAACCGCCCCAACCACGCTCCCGaccgcgccgcccgcgccctcgcctgcGACGCCCTGCGCGCGCTCGACGCCGCGCTCCcgggcctcctcgccgacgtcctcgGCCACGTCtacgctctcgccgccgccgagcgctcgccggccgcgcagtcctatctcctcctcctcgcctccgccgcccgccacgTCGTTCGCCTCGGGAGGCTCAGCTCCGCCACCTCCATCCTGGCGGTGTCCGGACCGCCCACCCCTTTCTCTGTGCCCGGGCACCTCCTCTCGCCTGCGCCCGCTCCTGCCGATCCCCTGCCTCCTTCGGAGGCGAATTTGAGGGACATAAGGAAGGTGCTCGCTTTGATCATGGAGAGGCCACAGGTCCTCACGCCTGCAGCCGCCATGGAGATGGCGGCCATCCTTGCAGAGGTGTCTACAGCTGTTGTGGGGTGGGCGCCGGCGATCGCAGCGCACGTCAAGGTGCAGTTTGGCGGGATGGCACATTCGTCCAGCCTCATGCTTCTGCACTCGGTGCTCACGCTGTTCGTCCAGTTTCCAGATGCATTTGGGGCTGAAGATGAGCGTAAAATGGCACGCCGTCTAGCTTTGGCTGCTCGTGAGGCACACCGGCCGCTTCCAGCACGGTTGCTCGCGTTGCATTGGCTTCTTGGGTCTGAAAAGTTTAGATTTGCAGTGCCTGGCCTTTCTAGATGGTTTTATCCTGGTGTGTTCGACCCGCTTGCTGTCAAGGCCAAGAAGCTAGATTGTCTAGCTCTTGTTTCTGTTGGGATTGATGGCGAGAAGACTGAAGGTGCCAGAGATGTGAACCAGCCAATTGGGCTCGTCGATGATGGATTGGCTTGCGTTGCAGCCTTCAGGTGGCTCCCAGGATGGAGCACTGAGACTGGTGTGGCGTTCCGGGCGCTACATGAGGTCTTgattgctgctgctcctcacAGTCTTGATGGCTCAGGTTGCTCCGGAGCTGGTGAGCTCCTGAATTCTACTATCTTCCACCATTTACAG GCTATGCTGGTTGATATGACATCAGAACATCGAGGTTTAGTCCCAGTAATTGCTGATTTCATCAACCGTCTTCTAGCATGCAACACGCATCGGTGGGCAGGGGAGCAATTGCTGCGAACACTTGATGAGAATCTGCTTCCGAGGCTTGAACCAGGCTACCAACTGGCATCGTACTACCCGCTCTTTGAGAAGATCGCGGAGAATGAGACAGTTCCTCAGCTCCGCCTAATAGAGTTGCTCACCAAGCAGATGGTTTCACTTGCCAAGAAGCATGATCCAGAGACAGAACTGAAAACATGGTCTCAGGGCAGCAAGGTAGTGGGCATTTGTCGTGTTATGCTGAAGCACCATCACAGCTCTTCCATCTTTGTTCCACTCTCACGCCTACTTGTTCTCACTATCAAGTCCTACCCAGATCTGGAGGTCCGGGACCATGCAAG GATATATTTGCGAATGCTGTCTTGCATTCCTGGAAAGAAGCTGAGGCATCTCATGGGAATCGGAGAGCAACCTGCAGGTGTTACACCCTCTCATCCAGGTCCTTTGTTTGATGTCCCATCGCCACGTCCTTCTCAAGATCTTAAGAGCATGCCTGGCTTAACGTCTTACATTCATCTCGAAAGAGTTGTGCCTCTGGTTGTGAAGCAGTCTTGGGCCCTTACATTGCCTAACTTCAGCATCCAGAGCAGAGCATCTGGTCACATTCTAAGTATACAGGATGTAAGCTCAACTCCTCCGGAGCAAGAAAAGACACCCCAACCTACCATCGAGAGAATTGGCTACACACCAGAAGCGTTGCGTGTGATGGATTCTAAGGGTGCTGAAACACTGGAAATCCTTAGGAGGCACTTTGCATGCATTCCTGATTACCTCCACTCATCTGGTCTCAAAATAAGAATACCTTGCACATTTAGGTTTGATTCAGAGCCATTTAACCATGCTTGGGGATCTGATTCAGCAGTTCCAGGTTCTGAAGGGGTTGATGGGTTGCCGGCCCTTTATGCAGtgacaattaatttttcatcgaGTGCACAGTTTGGGAAAATCCCTTCATGTCATGTACCTTTCCTTCTAGGTGAACCTCCAGGGTCTGGTATGGACATTGTGCCCTTAGATAATGGCCACCAGTTAGAGTCAAGTTATTGTGCTTCAGTAGTGATTGAATTAGAGCCTCGAGAACCATCACCTGGTCTTATTGATGTTGTCATCACTGCCAACACGGAGGATTGCCAAGTCATATCTGGGTCCATTCAACCCATTACAGTTGGCATCGAGGACATGTTTCTGAAGGCCAGTGTACCTCACGATATTCTGAAAGAGGATGTAGCTGAGTATTACCAGGATCTGTTCCATGCTTTATGGGAGGCCTGCAACAGTTGTTCGAGCACAGGTCGGGAGACCTTCTCTTTGGCAGGAGGGAAAGGGTCTGCTGCGATTAATGGAACACGGTCTGTCAAACTTCTTGAGGTGACTCCAAAGGTTTTGATTAGAGCTATTGAAAGATACCTGGCTCCCTTTGTTGTCAGTGTTGCTGGAGATTCACTTGTTACCATTCTAAGAGGCAATGCTATTATTAAGAACATCGTGTGGGAGGAAAGTGAATCAGCTACTACTGTTGGTGCAGATGCGTTGGTTCCATACTCAGTGGACACAAACCTTTCGCTTCGGCGTAGTGACGAAGATGAATTTGAGGTTGGAGCAGAGACTTATGCCCATCTAAGCAAGAGGGATATGGGCATTGTGCGTGTCCTAATATTTCTACCACCAAGGTATCATCTCCTCTTTTCGATGGAAGTAGGCTATGCCTCCACATTGGTTAGGATAAGAACCGATCATTGGCCATGTTTGGCATACGTCGATGAATACTTGGAAGCATTGCTCTAA
- the LOC102709624 gene encoding replication protein A 32 kDa subunit A, protein MMISSQPDPFSPSQFTSSQNAAADSTTPSKTRGASSTTPLTVKQISEAQQSGSAGDKGAPFVVDGVETANVRVVGLVSGKTERNTDVSFTIDDGTGRLNFIKWVNDASDSAETAAVQNGMYVSVIGSLKGLQDRKRATAFAIRPVTDYNEVTLHFIQCVRMHLENNKSSLASPAKTNSAMGSSSSYGFSEMTTPTSAKSNPAPVSSVTDGSETDLHEQVLKIFREPANVESEHGVHVDEIVKRFRLPTPKIREAVDYLVDVGHIYSTIDDFHYKSAFNE, encoded by the exons ATGATGATCTCCAGCCAGCCCGACCCTTTCTCGCCGTCGCAGTTCACCTCCTCCCAGaatgccgccgccgactccacCACCCCTTCGAAG ACCCGGGGCGCATCGAGCACCACGCCGCTCACCGTGAAGCAGATCTCTGAAGCGCAGCAATCTGGCAGCGCCGGCGACAAGGGCGCTCCcttcgtcgtcgacggcgtcgagacagCCAAC GTTAGGGTTGTGGGGTTGGTTAGTGGCAAGACGGAGCGGAACACGGATGTGTCCTTCACGATCGACGATGGCACCGGCCGCCTCAATTTCATCAAATG GGTCAATGATGCTTCTGATTCTGCTGAAACCGCTGCTGTTCA GAATGGAATGTATGTTTCTGTCATTGGTAGCCTCAAGGGGCTTCAGGATAGGAAGCGTGCTACTGCTTTCGCTATCAG GCCTGTAACCGATTATAATGAGGTCACACTACACTTCATCCAGTGCGTACGAATGCATTTAGAGAACAATAAATCAAGC CTTGCCAGCCCTGCAAAAACAAATTCTGCTATGGGATCCTCATCCTCCTATGGTTTCAGTGAAATGACCACTCCAACCTCCGCAAAATCCAACCCA GCACCAGTGTCCAGTGTAACAGATGGATCAGAAACGGATTTGCACGAACAGGTGCTGAAAATTTTCCGCGAACCAGCAAACGT CGAGAGCGAGCATGGTGTGCACGTTGATGAAATCGTGAAGCGCTTCAGGCTACCGACGCCCAAGATCAG GGAAGCTGTTGACTACCTTGTTGATGTTGGGCACATATACTCAACAATAGATGATTTTCACTACAAGTCAGCGTTCAATGAGTAG
- the LOC102704680 gene encoding synaptotagmin-2 — MLPPSAGTPPPPSLSSASTSAAAASCFLPSLHRRRRCRCLPTPKAAALPPRRPAPLSASNLPFPQTPVVSEPTQLAPPASSTFAPGTYRGAGEDPLVSKLRTQLGVIHPLPAPPVNRSVLGLFAVFFFVGAAFDKLWTLRKRRRAEREVKVNGTWPQVPTSSFSLFLEEKDLQRKESVEWVNMVLGKLWKVYRPGIENWIVGLLQPVIDNLQKPDYVNRVEIRQFYLGEEPLSVRNVERRTSRRANDLQYQIGLRYTGGARMALALSLKFSAVPVVVPVWVRDFDIDGELWVKLRLIPTEPWVGAVSWAFVSLPKIKFELSLFRLFNLMAIPVLSMFLTKLLTEDLPRLFVRPKKIVLDFQKGRSMGPVAGGVASDVIQNVASGILQDVASDIIQDGNKDFVGELSVTLVDARKLSFVLFGKTDPYVVMILGDQVIKSKKNSQTTVIGNPGEPIWNQDFHMLVANPRKQKLCIQVKDSVGLTDITIGTGEVELGSLKDTVPTDKIVTLYGGWGLFGRRSKGEVLLRLTYKAYVEDEEDEGVKNEFAAGYVSDEDVLDYVQDGPSTDMNGKERETFMDLLAALLVSEEFQGIVSSEPGSFRDSEQTNDQQATKPRDGENIAAAATDTGTVSNSSTDTALVWLAAITSVMVLVSSNLGGSGYFNP; from the exons ATGCTTCCCCCCTCCGctggcacgccgccgccgccctccctctcctccgctAGCACCTCCGCCGCGGCAGCCTCATgcttcctcccctctctccaccgccgccgccgatgccgctGCCTGCCCACCCCCAAAGCCGCCGCCCTTCCGCCCAGGCGCCCCGCCCCGCTCTCCGCCAGCAACCTCCCGTTCCCCCAGACCCCCGTCGTCTCGGAGCCCACCCAGCTCGCGccccccgcctcctccaccttcGCGCCCGGGACCTACCGCGGAGCCGGGGAGGACCCCCTCGTCTCCAAGCTCCGCACCCAGCTCGGCGTCATCCACccgctccccgcgccgcccgtCAACCGCTCCGTCCTCGGCCTCTTCgccgtcttcttcttcgtcggcgccgccttcGACAAGCTCTGGACCCTGCgcaagcgccgccgcgccgagcGCGAGGTCAAGGTCAACGGCACGTGGCCGCAGGTGCCCACCTCCAGCTTCTCCCTCTTCCTCGAGGAGAAGGACCTGCAGCGCAAGGAGTCCGTCGAGTGGGTCAACATGGTGCTCGGCAAGCTGTGGAAGGTCTACCGCCCAGGCATCGAGAACTGGATCGTCGGCTTGCTGCAGCCCGTCATCGACAACCTCCAGAAGCCAGATTACGTCAACCGCGTCGAGATCAGGCAGTTCTACCTCGGCGAGGAGCCGCTCTCCGTCAGGAACGTCGAGCGCCGCACCTCACGCCGCGCGAACGACCTACA GTACCAAATTGGCCTCCGTTATACTGGTGGTGCACGCATGGCATTGGCCCTCTCCTTGAAGTTTAGTGCTGTTCCTGTGGTTGTGCCAGTCTGGGTTCGAGATTTTGATATCGATGGGGAATTGTGGGTTAAACTAAGGCTTATACCGACAGAACCATGGGTGGGAGCTGTATCTTGGGCATTTGTATCCCTCCCAAAGATTAAGTTTGAGCTGTCACTTTTCCGTCTTTTCAATCTTATGG CGATTCCTGTTCTATCAAT GTTTCTCACAAAACTTCTAACGGAAGATTTGCCACGTCTCTTTGTGCGGCCCAAGAAGATTGTCCTTGATTTTCAGAAGGGAAGGTCTATGGGACCTGTTGCAGGAGGTGTTGCAAGTGACGTAATTCAAAATGTTGCAAGTGGCATACTTCAAGATGTTGCAAGTGACATAATTCAGGATGGGAATAAGGACTTTGTTGGAGAATTATCAGTGACATTAGTTGATGCTAGGAAGCTTAGCTTTGTCTTATTTG GGAAGACTGATCCATATGTTGTCATGATTCTCGGTGATCAAGTAATAAAAAGCAAGAAGAATAGTCAAACAACTGTAATTGGGAACCCTGGAGAACCAATTTGGAATCAA GACTTTCATATGCTAGTTGCGAACCCTCGCAAACAGAAGTTGTGCATTCAAGTAAAAGATTCAGTTGGTCTAACAGACATCACTATTGGCACTGGAGAG GTTGAGTTAGGATCACTTAAAGATACAGTACCTACAGACAAAATTGTAACTTTATATGGAGGATGGGGCTTATTTGGGAGACGGTCAAAAGGTGAAGTGCTCCTTCGCCTCACCTACAAAGCATATGTTGAAGATGAGGAAGATGAAGGGGTGAAAAACGAGTTTGCGGCAGGTTATGTTTCAGACGAGGATGTGCTAGATTATGTCCAAGATGGTCCAAGTACTGATATGAATGGTAAAGAGAGAGAAACCTTCATGGATCTTCTGGCTGCGCTTCTTGTCAGTGAGGAATTTCAAGGCATAGTGTCATCCGAACCCGGAAGCTTCAGAGATAGTGAGCAGACCAATGATCAGCAGGCCACTAAACCCAGAGATGGGGAAAATATTGCAGCTGCTGCAACTGATACAGGGACAGTCTCCAATAGTTCGACAG ATACTGCTCTAGTGTGGCTTGCTGCTATAACAAGTGTGATGGTGCTGGTCTCCTCCAACCTTGGTGGTTCAGGCTATTTCAACCCTTGA